A section of the Streptomyces sp. NBC_00178 genome encodes:
- a CDS encoding transporter: MTVLDAPAGTTVPAVRGQGLVPVFVRLKLSLLRNGLRQSSGRRAAYIASLVAALLIAAGQVTGLVLLRGHAQAGTLVVLLTAVVALGWAVMPLFFPSGDETLDPSRLVMLPLRPRPLIGALLAASLIGIGPLFTLALAVGSVIAVAHGAVAALFGVVAVPVTLLVCVALARSVATANVRLLTSRKGRDLAVLSGLVIAVGIQFVNYGAQRLGSAGGLSSLEPAADLVRWLPPASALGAVGSASDGAYGTALAQLLVSLLALGLLMGLWQRSLVKLMTAPDGSTIAAAEPSGAGSGTGRTGLFARLPDGRAGTVVERSLRYVVRDPKTKASWVTALAIGLIVPVLNAAQGAGSLYVACFAAGMLGMQMYNQFGQDTSAFWMVAQTISSTRDAYAELRARALALLLITLPYTVLVTVVTAAVLGDWAALPGVMGLSFALLGAMLATGAVASALFPYSIPQDGAFKNVAPGQAGLAWISILGGVVSAAVLSAPVIGLTVWLHLGGRHDWLWLLLPVGAAYGTFIGWLGLRLAAPRTADRLPEILTAVSKG; the protein is encoded by the coding sequence ATGACCGTGCTGGACGCCCCTGCGGGAACCACCGTCCCGGCGGTACGCGGCCAGGGCCTCGTCCCCGTCTTCGTACGGCTGAAGCTGTCGCTGCTGCGCAACGGGCTGCGCCAGTCGTCCGGCCGCCGGGCGGCGTACATCGCGTCGCTCGTCGCCGCGCTGCTGATCGCGGCGGGCCAGGTGACCGGCCTCGTCCTGCTGCGCGGCCACGCGCAGGCGGGCACGCTCGTGGTGCTGCTGACCGCCGTGGTCGCCCTGGGCTGGGCGGTGATGCCCCTGTTCTTCCCGAGCGGTGACGAGACCCTGGACCCGAGCCGGCTGGTCATGCTTCCGCTGCGCCCCCGGCCGCTGATCGGGGCGCTGCTCGCGGCCTCGCTGATCGGCATCGGGCCGCTCTTCACGCTCGCCCTGGCCGTGGGTTCCGTGATCGCGGTCGCGCACGGGGCGGTGGCCGCCCTGTTCGGGGTGGTCGCCGTCCCGGTGACGCTGCTGGTGTGCGTGGCGCTGGCGCGGTCCGTCGCCACGGCCAACGTCCGGTTGCTGACCTCGCGCAAGGGCCGGGACCTCGCCGTGCTGAGCGGTCTGGTGATCGCGGTGGGCATCCAGTTCGTCAACTACGGCGCCCAGCGCCTGGGCAGCGCCGGCGGGCTCTCCTCGCTGGAGCCGGCGGCGGACCTGGTGCGCTGGCTGCCCCCGGCCTCGGCACTGGGCGCGGTGGGGTCGGCGTCCGACGGGGCGTACGGCACGGCCCTGGCACAGCTGCTCGTCTCGCTGCTCGCCCTGGGCCTGCTCATGGGGCTGTGGCAGCGGAGCCTGGTGAAGCTGATGACCGCGCCGGACGGCTCGACCATCGCGGCGGCGGAACCGTCCGGGGCGGGCTCCGGCACCGGCCGTACGGGGCTCTTCGCGCGGCTTCCGGACGGGCGCGCGGGCACGGTCGTCGAGCGCAGTCTCCGGTACGTCGTGCGGGACCCGAAGACCAAGGCGTCCTGGGTGACGGCGCTGGCGATCGGGCTGATCGTGCCGGTGCTCAACGCGGCGCAGGGGGCCGGGTCGCTCTACGTCGCCTGTTTCGCGGCCGGGATGCTCGGTATGCAGATGTACAACCAGTTCGGCCAGGACACCTCGGCCTTCTGGATGGTGGCGCAGACGATCTCGTCCACCAGGGACGCGTACGCCGAACTGCGGGCGCGGGCCCTGGCGTTGTTGCTGATCACCCTGCCGTACACGGTCCTGGTGACGGTGGTGACGGCGGCCGTGCTCGGTGACTGGGCGGCGCTGCCCGGGGTCATGGGACTGTCGTTCGCCCTGCTCGGGGCGATGCTGGCGACGGGCGCGGTGGCCTCGGCACTGTTCCCGTACTCGATCCCGCAGGACGGCGCGTTCAAGAACGTCGCACCCGGTCAGGCGGGTCTGGCCTGGATCTCCATCCTGGGGGGCGTGGTGTCGGCGGCCGTGCTGAGCGCACCCGTGATCGGGCTGACGGTCTGGCTGCACCTCGGCGGCCGTCACGACTGGCTCTGGCTGCTGCTGCCGGTGGGCGCGGCGTACGGGACGTTCATCGGGTGGCTGGGCCTGCGGCTGGCCGCGCCGCGCACGGCGGACCGCCTCCCGGAGATCCTGACGGCGGTCAGCAAGGGCTGA
- a CDS encoding ABC transporter ATP-binding protein, whose protein sequence is MPDQVDIASGTDTADGAPTPPPAVRVEGLWKRFGEQVAVGGIDLELPAGRFIGLVGPNGAGKTTTLSMVTGLLRPDMGRIEVGGHDVWRDPVEVKSRIGVLPEGLRLFERLSGRELLAYTGRLRGLPGAEVDKRATQLLDVLDLAGSQHKLVVDYSTGMRKKIGLASALLHNPEVLFLDEPFEGVDPVSAQTIRGVLERYTRSGATVVFSSHVMELVESLCDWVAVMAGGRIRAHGTLAEVRGDADSLQDAFLELVGAGTRDTGESLDWLGGAR, encoded by the coding sequence ATGCCGGACCAGGTGGACATCGCGAGCGGGACGGACACGGCTGACGGGGCTCCCACGCCACCGCCCGCCGTTCGGGTCGAGGGACTGTGGAAGCGGTTCGGGGAGCAGGTCGCGGTCGGCGGGATCGATCTGGAGCTGCCCGCCGGGCGGTTCATCGGCCTGGTGGGCCCCAACGGCGCGGGGAAGACCACCACCCTGTCGATGGTGACCGGGCTCCTGCGGCCGGACATGGGACGCATCGAGGTCGGCGGGCACGACGTGTGGCGCGACCCGGTCGAGGTGAAGTCCCGGATCGGCGTGCTGCCCGAGGGGCTGCGGCTGTTCGAGCGCCTCTCGGGCCGTGAACTCCTGGCGTACACGGGCCGGCTGCGGGGACTTCCGGGCGCCGAGGTGGACAAGCGGGCCACCCAGCTCCTCGACGTCCTCGACCTGGCGGGGTCCCAGCACAAGCTGGTCGTGGACTACTCGACCGGGATGCGCAAGAAGATCGGGCTGGCGTCGGCCCTGCTGCACAATCCCGAAGTCCTCTTCCTGGACGAGCCGTTCGAGGGGGTCGACCCGGTGTCGGCGCAGACGATCCGCGGCGTGCTGGAGCGCTACACCCGCTCCGGGGCGACCGTGGTCTTCTCCAGCCACGTGATGGAGCTGGTCGAGTCGCTGTGCGACTGGGTGGCCGTGATGGCCGGCGGCCGGATCCGCGCCCACGGCACGCTCGCCGAGGTGCGCGGGGACGCCGACTCGCTGCAGGACGCCTTCCTGGAGCTGGTCGGGGCGGGCACGCGGGACACGGGCGAGTCCCTGGACTGGCTGGGCGGTGCCCGATGA
- a CDS encoding bifunctional DNA primase/polymerase has product MEEPIGVTEAAEVPKQRGEQLLEAAAWYAQERHWDVFPGTWLEPVGATERCSCGDAGCGAPGAHPTRADWAGQATGSAAAARRMWARQPGSSVLLPAGRTFDALDVPEAAGFLALARMERMELTLGPVTRTPDRRMLFLVLPGGAAKAPELVRQLGWDARGVGLVGRGEGEYIAGPPTRTARGVVQWARRPSRANMWLPEAEELISPLAYACAREAADARTRLS; this is encoded by the coding sequence GTGGAAGAGCCCATCGGAGTGACGGAAGCCGCAGAGGTACCCAAGCAGCGGGGTGAACAGCTACTGGAGGCCGCTGCCTGGTACGCACAGGAGCGGCACTGGGACGTGTTCCCCGGCACCTGGCTCGAGCCCGTCGGCGCGACGGAACGGTGCTCGTGCGGGGACGCCGGCTGCGGAGCGCCCGGGGCCCATCCCACCCGGGCCGACTGGGCGGGCCAGGCGACGGGCAGCGCGGCGGCGGCCCGCCGGATGTGGGCGCGGCAGCCCGGGTCGTCGGTGCTCCTGCCGGCCGGCCGGACCTTCGACGCCCTCGACGTGCCGGAGGCCGCCGGATTCCTCGCGCTGGCCAGGATGGAGCGGATGGAGCTCACCCTCGGCCCGGTGACCCGCACGCCCGACCGGCGGATGCTGTTCCTGGTCCTCCCGGGCGGTGCCGCGAAGGCGCCGGAGCTGGTGCGCCAACTGGGCTGGGACGCCCGGGGGGTCGGCCTGGTGGGGCGCGGCGAGGGCGAGTACATCGCGGGCCCGCCGACCCGGACGGCCCGCGGCGTCGTGCAGTGGGCCCGCCGCCCGTCCCGCGCCAACATGTGGCTGCCCGAGGCGGAGGAGCTGATCAGCCCGCTCGCCTACGCCTGTGCACGCGAGGCGGCGGACGCCAGGACGCGCCTTTCGTAG
- a CDS encoding transcriptional regulator → MAARPLVARQPNERLQTLIQEAACSNAGLARRVNMVGAERGLDLRYDKTSVARWLRGQQPRGRAPGIIAEAIGRKLGRTVTIDEIGMANGKSLASGVGLQFAPTVLGAIEQVCELWRSDVGRRDLLSGSAVAASALVEPSRDWLITGADPQVARSAGSRVGMPDVEAVRAMTAALVDLDHRFGSGHVRPVLVHYLNSVVSGLLSGAYRESVGRELFGAVARLTELAGYMAVDTGQPGLAQRYYIQALRLAQAAGDRAYGGYVLAASMSHLAAQLGNPREIAQLARAAQEGARGRVTPRAEAMFHAAEARGHALMGDARTCQTSAARALAALEQADPDTGDDPTWISHFDAGYLADELAHCHRDLGQAEPAARRAKEALAALPESRARRRGIGLVLLATAQVQQREVEQACHTGLRAMELLGTVRSSRGAEYLDDLQQRLEPFASEPSVREFGARLELQAA, encoded by the coding sequence ATGGCAGCCAGGCCTCTCGTCGCCCGCCAGCCGAACGAACGGCTCCAGACGCTCATCCAGGAGGCGGCCTGCTCCAACGCCGGTCTCGCCCGGCGCGTGAACATGGTGGGGGCCGAGCGCGGCCTGGACCTCCGGTACGACAAGACGTCGGTGGCCCGGTGGCTGCGCGGCCAGCAGCCGCGCGGCAGGGCGCCGGGCATCATCGCGGAGGCGATCGGCCGCAAACTCGGCCGCACCGTCACGATCGACGAGATCGGCATGGCCAACGGCAAGAGCCTGGCCTCGGGCGTGGGACTGCAGTTCGCCCCCACCGTCCTCGGCGCGATCGAGCAGGTCTGCGAACTGTGGCGCAGCGACGTGGGCCGCCGTGACCTGCTGTCCGGGTCGGCGGTGGCCGCCTCCGCCCTGGTCGAGCCCAGCCGCGACTGGCTGATCACCGGTGCGGACCCGCAGGTGGCGAGATCGGCCGGGAGCCGGGTGGGCATGCCGGACGTGGAGGCGGTGCGCGCCATGACCGCCGCGCTGGTCGACCTGGACCACCGCTTCGGCAGCGGACACGTGCGTCCCGTCCTCGTGCACTACCTCAACAGCGTGGTGTCCGGGCTGCTTTCGGGCGCCTACCGCGAATCGGTCGGCCGTGAGCTCTTCGGGGCGGTGGCGCGGCTGACGGAACTCGCCGGGTACATGGCCGTCGACACCGGCCAGCCGGGCCTCGCCCAGCGGTACTACATCCAGGCGCTGCGCCTGGCCCAGGCCGCGGGCGACCGGGCCTACGGCGGATACGTGCTGGCGGCGTCCATGAGCCATCTCGCCGCGCAATTGGGCAACCCGCGCGAGATCGCCCAGCTCGCGCGCGCCGCCCAGGAGGGCGCGCGGGGACGGGTGACCCCGCGCGCGGAGGCGATGTTCCACGCCGCGGAGGCGCGGGGCCACGCGCTGATGGGCGACGCCCGTACCTGCCAGACGTCCGCGGCCCGGGCGCTGGCCGCCCTGGAACAGGCGGACCCGGACACCGGCGACGACCCGACCTGGATCTCCCACTTCGACGCGGGCTACCTCGCGGACGAGCTGGCGCACTGCCACCGCGACCTGGGGCAGGCGGAGCCGGCCGCCCGCCGGGCGAAGGAGGCCCTGGCGGCTCTCCCGGAGTCCCGTGCCCGGCGCCGCGGCATCGGTCTCGTCCTGCTGGCCACGGCGCAGGTGCAGCAGCGCGAGGTGGAACAGGCCTGCCACACGGGTCTGCGGGCGATGGAGCTGCTGGGGACGGTGCGCTCCAGCCGGGGCGCCGAATACCTCGACGACCTCCAGCAGCGGCTGGAGCCGTTCGCGAGCGAGCCCTCGGTCCGTGAATTCGGCGCCAGGCTCGAACTCCAGGCCGCCTGA
- a CDS encoding ABC transporter substrate-binding protein, giving the protein MTGRRRISPHRPYGFLTSAVAGTLLLSGCGSLPGASESSRKPVTVMTWAPDTSGTDAVNMAGMPAMARAYARWTDERGGIDGHELRVLTCSEEDTPEGASKCARLAADKDVAAVVGSYSRHGRAFLAPLEAAGIPYIGGYGASAEEFTSYISYPVNGGLAALVAGNGEQLADDCGQVALVRPDTLVGDSLPGLLDVSLRERRLPKAHDIRAPEEATSYADQAAEAIEEAGDGCVTAVLGDGTETFFDSFRRLGDAGGGVRISSVAGSVGQPLINRTGGPSSPFEGAYVTGWYPAPGDARWNKMRGVIQKYAFGDNKVDPEDTGVQTTWIAYTALEAVIEAMDRPDIWAGGVSVNLNRGTEVDTGGLTPPLRWRFQDGVGSRAHARVVNGQVTFQVVRNGRLTASKKGFVDVTDTLLDAG; this is encoded by the coding sequence ATGACCGGACGGCGACGCATCAGCCCACACCGCCCCTACGGATTCCTCACATCGGCGGTGGCGGGAACGCTCCTGCTGTCGGGGTGCGGTTCCCTCCCCGGCGCCTCGGAGAGCTCCAGGAAACCGGTCACGGTGATGACCTGGGCCCCGGACACCTCCGGGACCGACGCGGTGAACATGGCGGGCATGCCGGCCATGGCGCGGGCCTACGCCCGCTGGACCGACGAGCGGGGCGGGATCGACGGCCACGAGCTGCGGGTGCTCACCTGCAGCGAGGAGGACACGCCCGAGGGCGCCTCCAAGTGCGCGCGCCTGGCCGCCGACAAGGACGTCGCCGCGGTCGTCGGCTCGTACAGCCGGCACGGGCGGGCGTTCCTCGCGCCGCTGGAGGCCGCCGGGATTCCGTACATCGGCGGATACGGCGCCTCGGCCGAGGAGTTCACCAGCTACATCTCCTACCCGGTCAACGGGGGCCTGGCGGCGCTCGTCGCCGGCAACGGCGAGCAACTGGCCGACGACTGCGGGCAGGTGGCCCTGGTGCGGCCCGACACCCTCGTCGGCGACAGTCTGCCCGGACTGCTCGACGTGAGCCTCCGCGAACGCAGGCTGCCCAAGGCGCACGACATACGCGCGCCCGAGGAGGCCACGTCCTACGCCGACCAGGCGGCCGAGGCCATCGAGGAGGCGGGCGACGGGTGCGTGACCGCGGTGCTCGGCGACGGCACCGAGACCTTCTTCGACTCGTTCCGCCGGCTCGGGGACGCGGGAGGCGGCGTACGGATCTCCTCCGTCGCCGGAAGTGTCGGCCAGCCCCTCATCAACCGTACCGGCGGCCCCTCCAGCCCCTTCGAGGGTGCCTACGTCACCGGCTGGTACCCGGCCCCGGGCGACGCGCGCTGGAACAAGATGCGCGGTGTGATCCAGAAGTACGCCTTCGGCGACAACAAGGTCGATCCCGAGGACACCGGGGTGCAGACCACCTGGATCGCGTACACCGCACTCGAGGCCGTCATCGAGGCCATGGACCGTCCCGACATCTGGGCGGGCGGCGTCTCCGTGAACCTGAACCGCGGCACCGAGGTGGACACCGGCGGGCTCACGCCACCCCTGCGCTGGCGCTTCCAGGACGGCGTCGGCTCCCGGGCCCACGCCCGCGTCGTCAACGGCCAGGTGACGTTCCAGGTGGTGAGGAACGGCCGCCTCACGGCGTCGAAGAAGGGCTTCGTCGACGTCACGGACACGCTCCTGGACGCCGGCTGA
- a CDS encoding SCO4402 family protein, whose amino-acid sequence MGGMPLNDMPWWRWRSNVRSALHMLSDPVFHHECWLAGQEGYGDVTDAVYRLVEDTWLDNWSAEKYVGTIFRDSAEAALVDVAALRVLRIMHQIGADAPVSAYLEHPGWPDAVLAAREAHVMLATNDAEDPDVPPRSLDVLRIMTRSA is encoded by the coding sequence ATGGGCGGCATGCCGCTCAACGACATGCCGTGGTGGCGCTGGCGCAGCAACGTGCGCTCGGCGCTGCACATGCTCTCCGACCCCGTCTTCCACCACGAGTGCTGGCTGGCCGGCCAGGAAGGGTACGGGGACGTCACCGACGCCGTGTACCGCCTGGTCGAGGACACCTGGCTCGACAACTGGTCCGCCGAGAAGTACGTGGGCACGATCTTCCGTGACTCCGCGGAGGCCGCCCTCGTGGACGTCGCCGCCCTGCGGGTGCTGCGGATCATGCACCAGATAGGCGCCGACGCCCCCGTCTCCGCGTATCTGGAGCATCCGGGCTGGCCGGACGCGGTCCTGGCGGCCCGCGAGGCGCACGTGATGCTCGCCACCAACGACGCCGAGGACCCCGACGTCCCGCCGCGGTCGCTGGACGTGCTCCGCATCATGACCAGATCGGCGTGA
- the purU gene encoding formyltetrahydrofolate deformylase → MTAPQPAESVPAASDGPAEQYVLTLSCPDKQGIVHAVSSYLYMTGCNIEDSQQFGDHDTGLFFMRVHFSAGAAADVEKLRAGFAAIGDSFRMEWQIHRASDRMRVVLLVSRFGHCLNDLLFRSGTGALPVEIVAVVSNHTDFAELVASYGIPFRHIPVTRENKPEAEAQLLELVRGENVELVVLARYMQVLSDDLCKQLSGRIINIHHSFLPSFKGAKPYHQAHARGVKLIGATAHYVTADLDEGPIIEQEVERVGHGVTPDQLVAIGRDVECQALARAVKWHAERRIMLNGRRTVVFP, encoded by the coding sequence ATGACCGCGCCGCAGCCCGCCGAATCCGTACCCGCTGCCTCGGACGGCCCCGCCGAGCAGTACGTCCTCACGCTCTCCTGCCCCGACAAACAGGGCATCGTGCACGCCGTGTCGAGCTACCTCTACATGACCGGCTGCAACATCGAGGACAGCCAGCAGTTCGGCGACCACGACACCGGTCTCTTCTTCATGCGCGTCCACTTCTCGGCGGGCGCGGCGGCCGACGTGGAGAAGCTGCGGGCCGGCTTCGCCGCGATCGGCGACTCGTTCCGGATGGAGTGGCAGATACACCGCGCCTCGGACCGCATGCGGGTCGTGCTGCTGGTGAGCAGGTTCGGGCACTGCCTCAACGACCTGCTCTTCCGGTCCGGCACCGGCGCGCTGCCCGTCGAGATCGTCGCCGTCGTCTCCAACCACACGGACTTCGCCGAGCTCGTCGCCTCCTACGGCATCCCCTTCCGGCACATCCCCGTGACCCGTGAGAACAAGCCGGAGGCCGAGGCGCAGCTGCTGGAGCTGGTGCGCGGGGAGAACGTCGAACTGGTCGTCCTCGCCCGGTACATGCAGGTGCTGTCGGACGACCTCTGCAAGCAGCTGAGCGGGCGGATCATCAACATCCACCACTCCTTCCTGCCGAGCTTCAAGGGTGCGAAGCCCTACCACCAGGCGCACGCGCGCGGGGTGAAGCTGATCGGTGCGACGGCGCACTACGTGACCGCCGACCTCGACGAGGGGCCGATCATCGAGCAGGAGGTCGAGCGGGTCGGTCACGGGGTCACACCGGACCAGCTCGTCGCGATCGGGCGTGACGTGGAGTGCCAGGCGCTGGCCCGCGCCGTGAAGTGGCACGCGGAGCGCCGCATCATGCTCAACGGCCGCCGCACGGTCGTCTTCCCGTAG
- a CDS encoding maleylpyruvate isomerase N-terminal domain-containing protein, producing the protein MTGADGGDDRDGRTPAERRIPGPRAAADDRAFLPPADVPPAAAHVPEALPHRVLKSLLGAWALAACSAEETAAVEKHLTGCARCADEALRLRDAVGLLHSDGTLDLDPMLRSRVLEGCLGRRPARIPVPDWAAPYDAETARLDALLRDIGDSEWHAPVRLKWFEDDRQVNRRTTVAGVISHLMAVDGLVSRALGLDDPLGSGDTPLSPTERTESYWSAARRPPTRTVREPWRDQSHALVRTVSFAGRGVAELSVPYGGFALPLHDSLLERAFECWVHGEDIAEAVDYPYEPPAAAHLNRMIDLAARLLPATLAGRRRAGLAAPARQLVSAGAPGRSLHLEVEGRGGGDWYIALDSPAALGSPDHTVAQVALDGVEFCRLVAGHVPPVEAAAGQEGDREAIRDVLFAAASLSRL; encoded by the coding sequence ATGACCGGGGCCGACGGCGGCGACGACCGCGACGGACGGACACCGGCCGAACGCCGCATACCCGGCCCGAGGGCGGCCGCGGACGACCGCGCGTTCCTGCCGCCTGCGGACGTGCCGCCGGCGGCAGCCCACGTCCCCGAGGCGCTCCCCCACCGGGTCCTCAAATCGCTGCTCGGTGCCTGGGCCCTGGCCGCCTGCTCCGCCGAGGAGACGGCCGCGGTGGAGAAGCACCTCACGGGGTGCGCCCGGTGCGCGGACGAGGCCCTGCGGCTGCGCGACGCCGTCGGGCTGCTGCACTCCGACGGCACGCTGGACCTGGACCCGATGCTGCGCTCCCGGGTCCTGGAGGGCTGCCTCGGGCGCCGTCCGGCGCGCATCCCCGTCCCGGACTGGGCCGCTCCGTACGACGCGGAGACGGCCAGGCTCGACGCGCTGCTGCGGGACATCGGCGACTCGGAATGGCATGCGCCGGTACGGCTGAAGTGGTTCGAGGACGACCGCCAGGTGAACCGCAGGACGACGGTAGCCGGAGTGATCAGCCACCTGATGGCGGTCGACGGCCTGGTCTCCCGCGCACTCGGCCTGGACGACCCGCTCGGCAGCGGCGACACGCCGCTGTCGCCGACCGAGCGCACCGAGTCGTACTGGTCGGCCGCGCGGCGCCCGCCCACCCGCACCGTGCGGGAGCCGTGGCGTGACCAGAGCCACGCCCTGGTGCGCACGGTCTCCTTCGCGGGCCGGGGCGTCGCCGAGCTCTCCGTCCCCTACGGAGGCTTCGCCCTCCCGCTGCACGACTCGCTCCTGGAGCGGGCCTTCGAGTGCTGGGTGCACGGCGAGGACATCGCGGAGGCGGTGGACTACCCGTACGAGCCGCCGGCGGCCGCCCACCTGAACCGGATGATCGACCTGGCGGCCCGGCTGCTGCCCGCCACCCTGGCCGGGCGCCGCCGCGCCGGTCTCGCGGCGCCGGCCAGGCAGCTCGTGAGCGCAGGGGCGCCGGGCCGCTCCCTCCACCTGGAGGTCGAGGGCCGCGGCGGCGGCGACTGGTACATCGCTCTGGACTCGCCCGCCGCCCTCGGCTCCCCGGACCACACGGTCGCGCAGGTGGCACTCGACGGCGTGGAGTTCTGCCGGCTGGTCGCGGGGCACGTGCCGCCGGTGGAGGCCGCCGCCGGGCAGGAGGGCGACCGCGAGGCGATCCGCGACGTGCTGTTCGCCGCCGCCTCGCTCAGCAGGCTGTAG
- a CDS encoding RNA polymerase sigma factor: protein MVKDAPPRWDRRMQQRLARGEAAALGELYDRFAALVHSQAHRMLEDEDAADQVTREVFGHVWEHPDAYDPRNGSMRSWVARLTHREAVRRLRAARGADDTDERDDELEQRVLHATAAARADYIVASMPAPLRAALELAYIQRRDYRQTAADLGVTGDEARRRLRLGLQLLSTADARTPAGSSPPGHGPAS from the coding sequence ATGGTGAAGGACGCACCACCGCGCTGGGACCGCCGGATGCAGCAGCGGCTGGCCCGCGGCGAGGCGGCGGCCCTCGGTGAGCTCTACGACCGGTTCGCCGCGCTCGTGCACAGCCAGGCCCACCGCATGCTCGAGGACGAGGACGCCGCGGACCAGGTGACCCGCGAGGTCTTCGGCCACGTCTGGGAGCACCCCGACGCGTACGACCCCCGGAACGGCTCGATGCGCTCCTGGGTGGCACGTCTCACACACCGCGAGGCCGTACGCAGGCTCCGCGCCGCCCGGGGCGCCGACGACACGGACGAGCGGGACGACGAACTGGAGCAGCGGGTGCTCCACGCGACCGCCGCCGCCCGCGCCGACTACATCGTCGCCTCCATGCCGGCCCCGCTGCGCGCGGCCCTGGAGCTCGCGTACATCCAGCGCCGGGACTACCGCCAGACGGCGGCCGACCTCGGCGTCACCGGCGACGAGGCCAGGCGCCGGCTGCGGCTCGGGCTGCAGCTGCTGTCCACCGCCGACGCCCGGACCCCGGCCGGGTCGTCACCGCCCGGCCACGGGCCCGCTTCATGA
- a CDS encoding STAS domain-containing protein, whose protein sequence is MTLKVYETEQDGWTVLRIRGELDLVSSPVVRQSVHGAVAAGRHDVVLDLSGVLFCDSSGVNVLIASRRLMKSCGGRLRLILPARGAVDGSHVNKVLGALGVRRLFDCYPDADAATDDESQPLIA, encoded by the coding sequence GTGACGCTGAAGGTGTACGAGACCGAGCAGGACGGGTGGACCGTGCTGCGGATCCGCGGCGAACTCGACCTCGTCAGCTCACCCGTCGTGCGCCAGTCCGTGCACGGGGCGGTCGCCGCGGGGCGCCACGACGTGGTCCTCGACCTCTCCGGTGTCCTCTTCTGCGATTCCAGCGGCGTCAACGTGCTGATCGCCTCCCGCCGCCTCATGAAGTCCTGCGGCGGCCGTCTGCGGCTGATCCTCCCGGCCCGCGGCGCGGTGGACGGCTCGCACGTCAACAAGGTGCTCGGCGCCCTCGGCGTGCGTCGGCTGTTCGACTGCTATCCGGACGCGGACGCCGCGACCGACGACGAGTCCCAGCCGCTCATCGCCTGA
- a CDS encoding EF-hand domain-containing protein translates to MDSAEYERKIAHRFAAFDQDGNGYIDRADFNAAAARLLTEFGTTARCDRGQALYSGAEAFWQGMAGIADVDGDQRVTRGEFVGGAVKRLRDNPDRFAEIARPFLRAALAVAAGTDPRGAAGASAPVASVERALRVLGAPDDIASVAARSLDTDRDGRIAEDEAVAALSAYFTVIEPDA, encoded by the coding sequence ATGGACAGCGCAGAGTACGAGCGCAAGATCGCGCACCGGTTCGCCGCCTTCGACCAGGACGGCAACGGCTACATCGATCGCGCCGATTTCAACGCCGCGGCGGCCCGCCTCCTCACCGAGTTCGGGACGACGGCCCGCTGCGACAGAGGCCAGGCCCTCTATTCGGGCGCCGAGGCCTTCTGGCAGGGCATGGCCGGCATCGCGGACGTGGACGGGGACCAGCGGGTCACCCGGGGGGAGTTCGTCGGAGGGGCCGTGAAGCGGCTGCGCGACAACCCCGACCGCTTCGCGGAGATCGCACGTCCCTTCCTGAGGGCGGCCCTCGCCGTGGCGGCCGGAACGGACCCCCGGGGGGCCGCCGGCGCCTCCGCCCCGGTCGCCTCGGTGGAACGCGCCCTGCGGGTGCTCGGTGCGCCCGACGACATCGCGAGCGTCGCGGCCCGGAGCCTGGACACCGACCGGGACGGGCGGATCGCGGAGGACGAGGCGGTCGCCGCACTCTCCGCGTACTTCACCGTGATCGAACCCGACGCGTAG
- a CDS encoding ATP-binding protein: protein MQVLQVQLEVGADPAEVGRARRWARSRLIGSGVEDDEPLAETLILLISELVTNAVVHTGCPAVLRMLFGSTGSSETVRVEVADTSCRPPQPRHARGEDTGGRGLELVDGLADRWGWQPEGAGKRIWCEVDRGGPVMVPAAQEQPGDRARL, encoded by the coding sequence GTGCAGGTGCTTCAGGTGCAACTTGAGGTCGGGGCGGATCCCGCCGAAGTGGGACGGGCCCGCAGATGGGCGCGGTCCCGGCTGATCGGGTCCGGGGTGGAGGACGACGAGCCCCTCGCGGAGACGCTCATCCTGCTGATCTCGGAGCTCGTCACCAACGCGGTCGTCCACACCGGCTGTCCGGCCGTCCTGCGGATGCTGTTCGGCTCCACGGGTTCCTCGGAGACGGTCCGGGTCGAGGTGGCCGACACCAGCTGCCGGCCCCCGCAGCCGCGTCACGCGCGGGGCGAGGACACGGGGGGACGCGGCCTGGAACTCGTGGACGGTCTCGCGGACCGCTGGGGCTGGCAGCCGGAGGGCGCCGGGAAGCGGATCTGGTGCGAGGTCGACCGGGGCGGCCCCGTGATGGTCCCGGCGGCCCAGGAGCAGCCCGGCGACCGGGCACGGCTCTGA